The sequence below is a genomic window from Saccopteryx leptura isolate mSacLep1 chromosome 3, mSacLep1_pri_phased_curated, whole genome shotgun sequence.
TTCCTTGCCAATGGGCAGGCCCCTAGGGCTCCAGGGCGAGTGAAGGCGCAGCATGGCCACTTGTTTGGTCCCCTGAGCTTTCAGGCCTGCATCACAGGCCGCGACTTCTCTGCCTGCAGCTTCACTCCGGAGCCAGCAAAGCCCGTGccgccctgggggaggggaaaggcagaCGTGAAGGCAGGTTGCGGGCAGGGCCGGCCGGGCCGCAGAAGGGGGAATCCTAAACTGGCCAGGTGAGACAGCAGGGCGGGTCTTCTGAGAATAGGGCGGAGTCCCCGGGTGGGCGTGGCGTATGGATGGCGGGGGCGGGCATTGGAGAGGGACAGTGAGGCAGGAACGGCAGCAGGGGCCTGCTCACCCTCTGCAGCACTATTATGTCACGGTCTGTGAGCTTCTCCCCATTCACAGGGTCCACCATGTCCTTCCGAATCAGCTTCTCCACGCACTCCAGGGTGACCACGGACCCACTGCGGTGAGGGGATGAGTGGGGACATCCATTAGAGGGCCTGCTCCAGACAGCCACACCCCctggcccggccccgcccccacaTAGGACTCACGAGGGCCGCAGCACCGCGCAAGGGGTGGCGTTGCTCAGGCTGTCGCGGGTCACAGCGCATACATATCGCTCACTGCGTGTGATCAGTCCCACGCGGTCCACGGAGCCGTCAAGAGGCGTGAACCGCACGGGTGTCAAGTCGGACATGCGCAGAGGCTTCCCGGACATGGGGCAGGTCACAGTGCGTGACTATGAGAGTGGGAAAGAGGCCAGGCTGGGCCAGGTGCGGACAGGATGGGGGATCCCTGTGAGGAAGGGGACGGTGACCTCAGGACACTGGCAAAGTGGGCACTGGGGCGTTTGTTGGCAGGGGATGCTCACCGGCTTCTCCAACTTGGTGGCTTTGGCCTCGGGGGTCAGTGACGGGATCCAGAAACTGGGCAGGGTTTTGTCCTTGTCCTTGCCTGAAGGTCCAGCGCTGAGACCGGGCTGGTCATCCTCTACAGGGGGCACAGGGGATCTGATGCTGCCCCTAGGCAAGTAAATACCTGGCCATGGGGGACCCCTAGCCACCCGCAAGCCCTCTCCTCACCTGGGCCACTCCCTGAGGTGGTCTTGGGCGTGAATGGGTTGAGGGGCCGACTCACAATGGCCGcctccttctccaggaagccCCGAACCTGGTCCTGTGCTGCTGCCCGCTGTagctctttctgttcctctcgcCGGGCTCCCCGTTGCTTCTCATAGGCCTGCGGGCAAccaggagaagtgagagagacaaaggccCAGTGGGGCTCTCTGCTTTTGAGCTCAGCATCAAAACCACCAACACACCCTGTGTTCCCTTCTCTCATTCCCCATCACCTTCAT
It includes:
- the NOSIP gene encoding nitric oxide synthase-interacting protein, giving the protein MTRHGKNCTAGAVYTYHEKKKDTAASGYGTQNIRLSRDAVKDFDCCCLSLQPCHDPVVTPDGYLYEREAILEYILHQKKEIARQMKAYEKQRGARREEQKELQRAAAQDQVRGFLEKEAAIVSRPLNPFTPKTTSGSGPEDDQPGLSAGPSGKDKDKTLPSFWIPSLTPEAKATKLEKPSRTVTCPMSGKPLRMSDLTPVRFTPLDGSVDRVGLITRSERYVCAVTRDSLSNATPCAVLRPSGSVVTLECVEKLIRKDMVDPVNGEKLTDRDIIVLQRGGTGFAGSGVKLQAEKSRPVMQA